One Pseudomonas tolaasii NCPPB 2192 genomic window carries:
- the azu gene encoding azurin, with product MFAKLVAVSLLTLASGQLLAAECKVTVDSTDQMSFNTKAIEIDKSCKTFTVELTHSGSLPKNVMGHNWVLSSAADMPGIASDGMAAGIDKNYLKDGDTRIIAHTKIIGAGEKDSVTFDVSKLAAGTDYAFFCSFPGHISMMKGTVVVK from the coding sequence ATGTTTGCCAAACTCGTTGCTGTTTCCCTGCTGACTCTGGCGAGCGGCCAGTTGCTTGCCGCAGAGTGCAAGGTCACCGTCGACTCCACTGACCAGATGTCCTTCAACACCAAGGCCATCGAAATCGACAAAAGCTGCAAAACCTTCACTGTGGAATTGACCCACTCCGGCAGCTTGCCGAAAAACGTGATGGGCCATAACTGGGTACTGAGCTCCGCCGCCGACATGCCGGGCATCGCCAGCGACGGCATGGCTGCCGGTATCGACAAGAACTACCTGAAAGATGGCGACACCCGCATCATCGCTCACACCAAGATCATTGGTGCCGGCGAGAAGGATTCGGTGACGTTTGATGTGTCGAAGCTGGCAGCCGGGACTGATTACGCGTTCTTCTGCTCGTTCCCGGGCCACATTTCGATGATGAAAGGCACTGTGGTCGTCAAGTAA
- the nadE gene encoding ammonia-dependent NAD(+) synthetase, which produces MQAVQREIAQQLKVQAPFNDQAALEAEVARRVAFIQDCLRNSGLKTLVLGISGGVDSLTAGLLAQRAMKELRESTGDQAYRFIAVRLPYETQFDEIDATASVDFIEPDERHTVNIGPAVKALANEVAAFEGKAAVSRDFVLGNTKARMRMVAQYTIAGAAGGLVIGTDHAAEAVMGFFTKFGDGACDLAPLSGLVKNQVRAIARHFGAPESLVEKVPTADLEDLSPGKPDEASHGVTYAEIDAFLHGEPVREEAFKIICDTYRKTEHKRVMPFAP; this is translated from the coding sequence ATGCAAGCCGTACAGCGTGAGATTGCGCAGCAGCTCAAGGTCCAGGCGCCGTTCAACGACCAGGCCGCCCTTGAAGCCGAAGTTGCCCGCCGCGTGGCGTTTATCCAGGATTGCCTGCGCAATTCCGGGCTCAAGACATTGGTGCTCGGCATCAGCGGCGGCGTCGACTCCCTGACCGCAGGCCTGCTGGCCCAGCGCGCAATGAAAGAACTGCGCGAAAGCACCGGCGACCAGGCTTACCGCTTTATCGCCGTGCGCCTGCCCTACGAAACCCAGTTCGACGAAATCGATGCCACGGCCTCGGTGGACTTTATCGAGCCGGACGAACGCCACACCGTGAACATCGGACCGGCGGTGAAAGCCCTGGCCAATGAAGTGGCGGCCTTTGAAGGCAAGGCGGCGGTGTCCCGCGATTTCGTGCTGGGCAACACCAAGGCGCGCATGCGCATGGTTGCGCAATACACCATCGCCGGCGCGGCCGGTGGGTTGGTGATTGGTACCGACCATGCGGCGGAAGCGGTGATGGGCTTTTTCACCAAGTTCGGTGATGGCGCGTGCGACCTGGCGCCGTTGAGCGGGTTGGTGAAAAACCAGGTGCGTGCGATTGCCCGGCATTTTGGTGCGCCGGAATCGCTGGTGGAGAAAGTGCCGACCGCCGATCTTGAAGACCTGTCGCCGGGCAAGCCGGACGAAGCGTCACATGGCGTGACCTACGCCGAGATTGATGCGTTCCTGCACGGTGAGCCAGTGCGTGAGGAAGCGTTCAAGATTATCTGCGATACCTACCGCAAGACTGAGCATAAGCGGGTCATGCCATTCGCGCCGTGA
- a CDS encoding transglutaminase family protein, producing the protein MSARYQIFHDTHYHYDSPVSLAQQLAHLWPRPCAWQRCSSQQLDISPEPTSRRDELDVFGNPITRLAFERPHDELLVNAGLTVEVLARPVPDFNQSPPWDQTGASLSYSSQALSPEMLEACRYRFESPYVHLKNTFVEFSESCFPPGEPLLLGVQALMEKIFTEFTFDAEATQVATPLVEVLERRRGVCQDFAHLMLACLRSRGLAARYISGYLLTQPPPGQPRLIGADASHAWVSVYCPVSGWVDFDPTNNVQPALEHITLAWGRDFSDVSPLRGVILGGGSHDPEVRVTVMPLE; encoded by the coding sequence ATGAGTGCGCGCTACCAGATTTTCCACGATACCCACTACCACTACGACAGCCCGGTGTCCCTGGCCCAGCAACTGGCGCATTTGTGGCCACGGCCGTGCGCCTGGCAACGTTGCAGTTCGCAACAGTTGGATATCAGCCCCGAGCCGACCTCGCGCCGCGATGAGCTGGACGTGTTTGGCAACCCCATCACGCGGCTGGCGTTCGAGCGTCCTCACGATGAATTATTGGTGAATGCCGGCTTGACCGTGGAAGTGCTGGCGCGGCCTGTGCCGGACTTCAACCAGTCGCCGCCCTGGGATCAGACCGGCGCCAGCCTGAGCTACAGCAGCCAGGCGTTGTCGCCTGAAATGCTGGAGGCCTGCCGTTATCGTTTCGAATCGCCCTACGTGCACCTGAAGAACACCTTCGTGGAATTTTCCGAAAGTTGCTTTCCTCCCGGCGAGCCGTTGCTGCTGGGCGTGCAGGCCTTGATGGAAAAGATCTTCACCGAATTCACCTTCGATGCCGAAGCCACCCAGGTCGCTACGCCGCTGGTGGAAGTGCTGGAGCGCCGGCGTGGCGTGTGCCAGGACTTCGCCCACCTGATGCTCGCCTGCCTGCGCTCACGCGGGCTGGCCGCGCGCTACATCAGCGGCTACCTGCTGACCCAGCCACCGCCCGGCCAGCCACGGCTGATCGGCGCCGATGCGTCCCATGCGTGGGTGTCGGTGTATTGCCCGGTGTCAGGCTGGGTGGATTTCGATCCGACGAACAATGTGCAGCCGGCCCTGGAGCACATCACCCTGGCCTGGGGCCGGGATTTCTCGGATGTGTCGCCATTGCGCGGGGTGATTCTGGGGGGAGGAAGCCACGACCCGGAGGTGCGGGTGACGGTGATGCCGCTGGAGTAG